Sequence from the Collinsella aerofaciens ATCC 25986 genome:
AAGCGGGTGCATAATAACCCTCAGTTTTTGCAGACCCCTGAATCACGTGGGGTCTTTGGAAGGAGACTGATTATGAAGCTGAAGAAGCTTGGCGCATTTGCCGCCACGGGTGCTATGGCGCTCGCCCTCGCTCTGACGGGCTGCGGCTCGTCCAACGCCACCTCTGGTTCTGATGCCAGTTCCAGCAGCTCTGACGACGCTAAGGTCGAGAAGGTCGACGGTTCCAAGGAGTACGCGCTCGTCAAGGACGGTACGCTGACCGTCGGCACCTCTGCCGAGTACGCTCCGTTTGAGTACAAGGATGACAACGGCGATTATCAGGGCTTTGACCTTGAGCTCATCAAGGCTATCGGCGACAAGCTGGGCCTGGATGTCGAGTATGTCAACAATGACTTTGACACGCTGGTTCCGGGCGTCGCTTCGGGCGCCAAATATGACGTCTCCATCGCGGCTATCACCGACACGCCCGAGCGTGAGAAGGAAGTCACTTTCTCCGATTCCTACTACATGGACGATCAGGCTATCGTGACCAAGGTCGATAACACCGACATCACGGCCGACAACTTCAGCGAGAAGCTCAACAACGCCGACGCTACCATCATCGTCCAGTCTGGCTCGACCGCCGAGGCCTTTGCCCAGGAAAACTTCCCCAAGGCCAAGATTGTCCCCTACAAGGACGCCACCGAGTGCTTCAGCGCCCTGCAGTCCGATAAGGGCGACGCCGTAGTCACCAACCGCTCCGTTGCCAGCCAGCTGACCGCCGAGCAGTTCAACACCTGCCAGACCATCAAGCAGATCAGCACCGGCGAGGAGTACGC
This genomic interval carries:
- a CDS encoding ABC transporter substrate-binding protein, with translation MKLKKLGAFAATGAMALALALTGCGSSNATSGSDASSSSSDDAKVEKVDGSKEYALVKDGTLTVGTSAEYAPFEYKDDNGDYQGFDLELIKAIGDKLGLDVEYVNNDFDTLVPGVASGAKYDVSIAAITDTPEREKEVTFSDSYYMDDQAIVTKVDNTDITADNFSEKLNNADATIIVQSGSTAEAFAQENFPKAKIVPYKDATECFSALQSDKGDAVVTNRSVASQLTAEQFNTCQTIKQISTGEEYAIAINQGNTKLKDDINQAIKDLTDDGTVDALMAKYNIK